Proteins encoded together in one Pseudoalteromonas xiamenensis window:
- a CDS encoding PilZ domain-containing protein — MSDKQTQFESFFQIEESNRVNLYPVAKHEVPLTQDELEASIPALFRLANEVNELNISVLRPLRSLGDVAEQLAVYLQAQSRKIDLIMSHILSTEQSDDDTVNCDSYGGGGIKITLDQDFELGQHFRTKIFLYSEAAAIFCFTEVIAKAQTDKGTQYTLLFSKIRDTDQELIVRASLHAQTRQLKKRQSDKNETQNS; from the coding sequence ATGAGTGACAAACAAACGCAGTTCGAATCTTTTTTCCAAATTGAAGAAAGTAATCGAGTTAATCTCTATCCGGTTGCAAAACACGAAGTACCGCTAACGCAAGATGAATTAGAGGCAAGTATTCCCGCTCTATTTAGACTAGCAAACGAAGTTAATGAACTAAACATTAGCGTCCTTAGACCATTAAGAAGTTTAGGGGATGTAGCCGAACAGTTAGCGGTGTACTTACAAGCCCAGTCTCGTAAAATTGACCTCATCATGAGTCATATCCTGTCGACCGAACAATCTGACGACGATACGGTAAACTGTGATAGTTATGGCGGTGGCGGCATTAAGATAACGCTCGACCAAGACTTTGAACTTGGCCAACATTTTAGAACAAAAATATTTCTATATAGTGAGGCCGCAGCCATATTTTGTTTTACTGAGGTCATTGCCAAGGCACAGACAGATAAGGGCACTCAATATACTCTATTATTCAGTAAAATAAGGGATACTGACCAAGAACTCATCGTCCGAGCGAGTTTACACGCTCAAACGCGTCAGTTAAAAAAACGCCAGTCTGACAAGAATGAGACACAAAATAGCTGA
- a CDS encoding agmatine deiminase family protein, producing MTFRLLPEWAEQDAVMLTWPHADTDWSHILDDVEPVYVTLCQQISQVQKVLIVAHDESLKAHITHLLAEHGVDLTQIVFVDAPCDDTWARDHGPLTTANDQGEVYIKDFVFNGWGDKFDASQDNAINKHVVDQAASKNAKYKSLNFVLEGGGVEINENGVLLATSECLLNPNRNPSLSKHEIEQTLQEELGATSFLWVDHGYLAGDDTDSHIDTLVRFAPNDTLVYVECDDEEDEHYDALSKMALQLETFRTPSGEPYQLIPLPWPKACFDSEGYRLPATYANYLIINKTVLVPVYGDEFDGFALGQIQQAYPDRTVIGINCLPIIHQFGSLHCITMQLPKGFLK from the coding sequence ATGACTTTTAGATTATTACCTGAATGGGCGGAACAAGACGCCGTCATGCTGACATGGCCACACGCCGATACAGATTGGTCACATATTCTAGATGATGTTGAACCAGTTTATGTCACGCTTTGCCAGCAAATTAGCCAAGTGCAAAAAGTACTTATCGTCGCGCACGACGAATCACTCAAAGCGCACATTACACACCTTCTCGCTGAACATGGAGTAGACCTAACACAAATCGTGTTTGTGGATGCGCCCTGTGATGACACCTGGGCTCGAGATCACGGCCCATTGACTACAGCCAATGACCAAGGTGAAGTCTATATCAAAGATTTCGTTTTTAATGGCTGGGGCGATAAATTCGATGCATCACAAGACAACGCAATCAATAAACATGTTGTTGATCAAGCAGCTAGTAAAAACGCGAAGTACAAATCTCTTAATTTTGTGCTTGAAGGCGGTGGAGTTGAAATAAACGAAAATGGCGTGCTTTTAGCAACGTCAGAATGTTTATTAAACCCAAATCGTAACCCGTCTTTGTCAAAACACGAGATCGAGCAAACGTTACAAGAGGAACTTGGCGCAACGTCATTCTTGTGGGTTGACCACGGATATCTTGCTGGTGACGATACCGATAGCCACATTGACACGCTCGTGCGATTCGCACCAAACGATACATTAGTGTACGTTGAATGTGACGACGAAGAAGATGAGCACTACGACGCACTATCAAAAATGGCGTTACAGTTAGAAACATTTAGAACGCCATCTGGTGAGCCTTATCAATTAATTCCACTCCCTTGGCCGAAAGCTTGTTTTGACTCTGAAGGCTACCGATTGCCTGCAACCTACGCTAACTATTTAATTATCAATAAAACTGTACTTGTTCCTGTGTATGGCGATGAGTTTGATGGTTTTGCTTTAGGTCAAATACAACAAGCGTATCCAGATAGAACCGTTATTGGTATCAATTGTTTACCTATTATCCATCAGTTTGGTAGCTTACATTGCATTACGATGCAGTTGCCAAAAGGCTTTTTAAAGTAG
- a CDS encoding carbon-nitrogen hydrolase: MSNSILKVGLVQHSNTGDIAANFQKTIGGIRNAASQGAKLICLQELHRSLYFCQVEDTELFDLAETIPGPSTTVLGALAKELDIVIVSSLFEKRATGLYHNTAVVFETDGTIAGKYRKMHIPDDPGFYEKFYFTPGDLGFTPIQTSVGKLGVLVCWDQWFPEGARLMAMAGAELLIYPTAIGWNPSDDRDEQIRQRDAWIIAQRAHSVSNGVPVISVNRVGHEADPSGTSEGIQFWGNSFVTGPQGEFLAHGSETEEEILVVEIDKTRSESVRRWWPYLRDRRIDHYQDLLKIYRD; this comes from the coding sequence ATGAGTAACTCAATTTTAAAAGTTGGCCTTGTCCAGCACAGTAACACAGGCGACATTGCTGCCAATTTTCAAAAGACGATTGGTGGTATTCGCAACGCTGCAAGCCAAGGAGCAAAACTAATTTGTCTTCAAGAACTGCATCGTAGTTTGTATTTTTGCCAAGTAGAAGATACTGAACTATTTGATTTAGCAGAAACAATTCCAGGTCCTAGTACTACTGTTCTTGGCGCACTCGCAAAAGAGCTTGATATCGTTATCGTTTCTTCGCTTTTCGAAAAACGCGCTACAGGACTCTACCACAACACGGCTGTCGTGTTTGAAACGGACGGCACAATTGCAGGTAAATACCGTAAAATGCACATCCCAGATGATCCTGGCTTTTACGAAAAATTTTATTTTACCCCTGGAGATCTTGGCTTTACACCTATTCAGACTTCAGTAGGTAAACTTGGTGTGTTAGTTTGTTGGGATCAATGGTTCCCAGAAGGTGCCCGCTTAATGGCTATGGCAGGTGCTGAACTACTCATCTACCCGACTGCGATTGGCTGGAACCCTTCTGACGATCGTGACGAACAAATTCGTCAACGTGATGCTTGGATCATTGCGCAACGAGCTCACTCCGTATCAAATGGTGTGCCTGTTATCAGTGTAAACCGTGTAGGTCATGAAGCGGATCCAAGTGGTACGAGCGAAGGTATTCAATTCTGGGGCAACTCATTTGTAACAGGACCACAAGGCGAATTTTTAGCTCATGGTTCAGAAACAGAAGAAGAAATTTTAGTCGTGGAGATTGATAAAACCCGAAGTGAATCTGTTCGCCGTTGGTGGCCTTACCTGCGTGACCGCAGAATCGACCACTACCAAGATCTATTGAAAATCTATCGCGATTAA
- the mfd gene encoding transcription-repair coupling factor, with translation MSKAQWQALPWVKSKQDKIHWGQLIGSGLSLTLANAIEKRDELVVIVTQDTPSALKLETELNYLLSIPVRVFPDWETLPYDHFSPHQDIISQRLATLNALKSTKHSVLIVPAATLMLRTAPKAFIHGTALQFKAGQSVDIEQLRQALTESGYRHVQQVMEHGEYAVRGSIIDLYPMGSETPFRLDFFDDELDSIRVFDPETQRSLDKIDFIDLLPAHEFPTAQQDIERFRIQYRAKFGASSESDSIYMQVSKGSLPAGIEYYFPLFFESTATIFDYLPDDATFMHLGDVEQAANSFWADVNKRYENRRVDPLRPLLAPNELYLPVDSLFEQFGHYPRIRLSLAPVGTRAGHTNLDCALLPELKIDHKLTEPYKALLNFITLQKKQGGRVLFSVESDGRRESLLTLLKPTGLKLKSFAHLQKFVSAKDDVGIVVSPLEQSVLLCGELPLTVITEQELLGVKISQRRRRKHKFDQGQDALIRNLAELKEGQPIVHLDHGVGRYVGLQTIEANGIATEFVTITYANEAKLYVPVGSLHLLSRYSGGEEAHAPLHKLGSDVWERAKRKAAEKVRDVAAELLDIYAKRQSKPGYAFKLEQSAYRDFGDSFPFEETDDQRNAIEAVLMDMQSPQAMDRLVCGDVGFGKTEVAMRAAFVSVNDGKQVAVLVPTTLLAQQHYENFKDRFADLPVEVGVLSRFNSTKEQKETLTKLEEGKLDIVIGTHKLLQEDIKFADLGLLIVDEEHRFGVRQKEKIKQLRADVDILTLTATPIPRTLNMAMSGMRDLSIIATPPAKRLAVKTFVREREDELIREAVLREIKRGGQVYFLHNNVETIEKVAEDITQLVPEATVAIAHGQMREKELESLMGDFYHQKYNVLVCTTIIETGIDVPTANTIIMDRADKLGLAQMHQLRGRVGRSHHQAYAYLLTKPTNALTPDAVKRLQAIESLEDLGAGFALATHDLEIRGAGELLGDDQSGQIQTIGFTLYMEMLEQAVNALKDGKEPTLENLLQQQTEVDLKVPALLPDSYIPDVNTRLSFYKRIASTSNIEQLDELQVELIDRFGLLPDAAKHLFSVQTIKQKAQHIGISRVDANPKGGYFEFTSQTKVNPMFIIGLIQSAPSIYKMDGASKLKFAIEANNGNERIKMINAMIDDFTKKAAA, from the coding sequence ATGTCAAAGGCACAATGGCAAGCCTTACCTTGGGTAAAATCAAAGCAGGATAAAATCCACTGGGGGCAACTAATCGGCAGTGGACTCAGTTTAACACTTGCCAATGCCATTGAAAAACGTGACGAACTCGTCGTTATCGTCACCCAAGACACGCCTTCGGCTTTAAAACTTGAAACTGAGCTTAACTACCTCCTGTCAATTCCAGTTAGGGTTTTCCCTGACTGGGAAACGTTACCTTATGACCATTTCTCGCCGCATCAAGACATCATTTCTCAGCGTTTAGCGACACTCAATGCGTTGAAGTCAACTAAACACAGTGTACTTATCGTACCCGCTGCCACACTTATGTTACGTACAGCGCCAAAAGCGTTTATACATGGCACAGCGTTGCAATTCAAAGCGGGCCAAAGTGTCGACATAGAACAATTGAGACAAGCGCTAACGGAATCTGGATACAGGCACGTACAACAAGTCATGGAGCACGGTGAATACGCTGTTCGCGGTTCAATAATCGACTTGTATCCCATGGGAAGCGAAACACCGTTCAGACTAGACTTTTTTGATGACGAGCTCGATAGCATACGAGTGTTCGACCCAGAGACACAACGCTCGCTTGATAAAATAGATTTCATCGATTTGTTACCGGCACATGAATTCCCTACCGCACAGCAAGATATTGAGCGTTTTCGCATTCAATATCGTGCTAAATTCGGTGCTAGTAGCGAAAGTGATTCAATTTACATGCAGGTCAGTAAGGGGAGTCTGCCCGCCGGTATTGAATACTATTTTCCATTATTCTTTGAATCAACAGCGACTATTTTTGACTACCTTCCTGATGATGCCACATTCATGCATCTTGGAGATGTTGAGCAAGCTGCAAATTCGTTTTGGGCCGATGTAAATAAACGCTATGAAAATCGAAGAGTAGATCCTCTCAGACCTTTGCTCGCTCCAAATGAGCTCTATCTACCAGTAGATAGCTTGTTCGAACAATTTGGGCACTACCCTAGGATCCGTCTGTCACTTGCGCCTGTTGGTACTCGTGCTGGTCATACAAATCTTGATTGTGCGCTCCTTCCCGAGCTGAAAATTGATCACAAATTAACTGAACCATACAAAGCACTACTCAACTTTATTACACTACAGAAAAAGCAAGGCGGTCGTGTTCTATTTTCTGTAGAATCAGACGGTCGAAGAGAATCACTTTTAACGTTGTTAAAACCAACGGGACTGAAGCTCAAGTCGTTCGCCCACCTACAAAAGTTTGTGTCAGCCAAAGATGACGTTGGTATCGTAGTAAGTCCACTTGAACAAAGTGTTCTCCTCTGTGGCGAGTTGCCACTGACCGTTATTACCGAACAAGAATTACTCGGTGTTAAAATATCTCAACGTCGTCGTCGCAAGCACAAGTTCGATCAAGGTCAAGATGCGCTTATTCGAAACTTAGCGGAACTTAAAGAAGGTCAACCTATCGTTCACCTTGATCACGGTGTTGGTCGCTATGTCGGGTTACAAACAATTGAAGCAAATGGTATCGCTACTGAGTTTGTAACAATAACGTACGCTAATGAAGCTAAATTGTATGTTCCTGTTGGGTCATTACACTTGCTGAGCCGTTATTCAGGTGGCGAAGAAGCGCATGCGCCTCTTCATAAACTGGGTTCAGATGTTTGGGAGCGCGCGAAACGAAAAGCGGCGGAAAAAGTCCGTGACGTTGCAGCTGAACTTCTGGATATCTACGCCAAACGTCAAAGCAAGCCTGGTTACGCTTTCAAGTTAGAGCAATCCGCTTATCGCGACTTTGGTGATAGCTTCCCATTTGAAGAAACCGACGATCAACGAAATGCGATTGAAGCGGTATTGATGGATATGCAAAGCCCGCAGGCAATGGACCGATTAGTGTGCGGCGACGTTGGTTTTGGAAAAACAGAAGTTGCGATGCGTGCGGCGTTTGTTTCAGTGAACGATGGTAAACAAGTCGCCGTGCTCGTTCCCACGACGTTACTTGCTCAACAACATTATGAAAACTTCAAAGATCGCTTTGCAGATCTTCCTGTTGAAGTTGGCGTATTGTCGCGTTTTAACTCAACAAAAGAACAAAAAGAAACACTGACTAAACTCGAAGAAGGCAAACTTGATATCGTCATTGGGACACATAAACTCCTTCAAGAAGACATCAAATTCGCAGACCTTGGTTTACTTATTGTTGATGAAGAACATCGATTTGGCGTAAGGCAGAAAGAAAAAATTAAGCAGCTCCGTGCCGATGTAGACATCTTGACTCTTACCGCCACTCCTATTCCTCGAACGTTGAACATGGCTATGAGCGGTATGCGAGACTTGTCGATTATCGCCACGCCACCAGCCAAACGCTTAGCCGTAAAGACCTTCGTTCGTGAACGAGAGGACGAGTTAATCCGAGAAGCGGTATTGCGTGAAATTAAACGTGGCGGTCAGGTTTATTTCCTTCACAATAACGTTGAAACAATTGAAAAAGTCGCTGAAGACATCACACAACTTGTACCTGAGGCTACTGTCGCCATAGCCCACGGTCAAATGCGTGAGAAAGAACTCGAGTCCTTAATGGGCGATTTCTACCATCAAAAATACAATGTCTTAGTATGTACGACAATCATCGAAACTGGGATTGATGTCCCAACAGCAAACACCATTATAATGGACCGAGCGGATAAACTTGGTCTTGCTCAAATGCATCAGCTGCGTGGGCGCGTCGGCCGTTCACACCACCAAGCGTACGCCTATTTGCTCACGAAGCCTACGAATGCTCTCACACCTGATGCGGTTAAGCGTCTACAAGCAATCGAGTCTCTTGAAGATTTGGGCGCTGGCTTTGCCTTAGCAACCCACGACTTAGAAATCCGTGGTGCTGGTGAATTGTTAGGAGATGACCAAAGTGGTCAAATTCAAACAATCGGTTTTACCCTCTATATGGAAATGCTAGAACAAGCCGTAAATGCACTTAAAGACGGTAAAGAACCTACACTAGAAAACCTGCTTCAGCAGCAAACCGAAGTCGATTTAAAAGTTCCAGCTCTTTTGCCAGACAGCTATATTCCGGATGTGAATACGCGTTTGAGCTTTTATAAACGTATCGCAAGTACGTCAAACATTGAACAGCTTGATGAATTACAAGTGGAACTTATCGATCGCTTTGGGTTGTTACCTGATGCAGCAAAACATTTATTCTCTGTGCAAACAATAAAACAAAAAGCCCAACACATCGGCATTAGTCGTGTCGATGCGAATCCAAAAGGCGGTTACTTCGAGTTTACGTCACAAACAAAAGTTAACCCAATGTTCATTATCGGTTTGATACAAAGTGCACCATCTATTTATAAAATGGATGGCGCCAGTAAACTGAAGTTCGCCATTGAAGCAAATAACGGCAATGAAAGAATAAAAATGATAAATGCCATGATTGATGATTTTACTAAAAAGGCAGCCGCATAA
- a CDS encoding CsiV family protein: MLSRLFIAAVISTIALPAHATRWFEVEFIAFEQKANPELREDFSIKYPEITGKNQLDLLTDGFNLAGKDQCLQGSIQRQKNVFEPQSQVSPVCPDSYDYTQYFDVMPLSPKAEIQEHTDNLYLLDESQLQLDEVMQKLKRKGLKPILHTGWRFPESSQTRAPNIIVYGGKRFVGNASLESIKNYINSEGYVGLLNHEFDSITHKDPDLWQLQGLMKIHVRHYLFITSEFDYRFMNDDAELQTARFSQYTRVYSGDIHYLDHPKMGMIIQIRKYKH, encoded by the coding sequence ATGTTAAGCCGATTGTTTATAGCCGCGGTTATTTCTACGATTGCTTTACCTGCACATGCGACTCGTTGGTTCGAGGTCGAATTCATTGCGTTTGAACAAAAAGCAAATCCCGAACTACGTGAAGACTTCTCAATTAAATACCCTGAAATTACTGGAAAAAATCAGCTTGATTTATTAACTGATGGCTTCAACCTAGCAGGTAAGGACCAATGCTTGCAGGGTTCAATTCAGAGGCAAAAAAACGTATTTGAGCCACAAAGCCAGGTTTCTCCTGTATGCCCAGATAGTTATGATTACACCCAGTATTTTGACGTAATGCCTTTATCACCAAAAGCGGAAATTCAAGAACACACTGATAATCTTTATTTGTTGGATGAGTCTCAATTGCAACTTGATGAAGTCATGCAAAAGCTTAAACGCAAAGGGTTAAAGCCAATTTTGCACACTGGTTGGCGATTCCCAGAATCGAGTCAAACACGTGCGCCTAATATTATTGTCTATGGTGGTAAGCGCTTCGTTGGTAACGCGAGTTTAGAATCCATAAAAAACTATATAAATAGTGAAGGTTACGTTGGCTTGCTAAACCATGAATTCGACTCAATAACACATAAAGATCCCGACCTTTGGCAACTTCAGGGACTAATGAAAATTCACGTCAGGCACTATTTATTTATTACCTCTGAATTTGACTATCGATTTATGAACGACGATGCTGAGTTACAAACAGCGCGTTTCTCGCAGTATACGCGCGTATACAGCGGTGACATACATTATCTTGATCATCCTAAAATGGGTATGATCATTCAAATAAGAAAGTATAAACATTAA
- a CDS encoding DUF3862 domain-containing protein, translating into MKKYLVIALALGLAACSKVNLENYNKIKVGMDKTEVEQVLGSADKCEEKTLHTNCVWGNESQNITINFVSDKVTIYTKTGLEK; encoded by the coding sequence ATGAAAAAATACTTAGTGATCGCATTAGCGCTTGGCCTTGCCGCTTGCTCTAAGGTTAATCTTGAAAACTACAACAAAATTAAAGTGGGCATGGACAAAACTGAAGTTGAGCAAGTTCTAGGCTCGGCAGACAAATGTGAAGAGAAAACCCTCCATACTAATTGTGTTTGGGGTAACGAAAGCCAAAATATCACTATTAACTTTGTTTCAGACAAAGTCACAATTTACACAAAGACCGGTTTAGAAAAGTAA
- a CDS encoding AEC family transporter → MENFAAILVYLVIGACLRRMPQFPNETGIVLNQYVLFVALPAVVLLKIPQLVFSMDLLLPALIPWVLLLIVVGLVLLAGKVFNWSKNTIAALLVVLPLGNTSFLGFPMVEAFFGSHALPLAIIYDQAGSFVALATYATILAAVFNPAATKPTFKSMVIKVVTFPSFIALIVALLVKGNSYPTIATSILESLSATLVPVIMVAVGFQFQLRLESHEVKPLLFALPIKLLIMPLIAFGIVLQFDVPKVLMQVVVFEAAMPVMISAGAIAIGANLAPRMTSALVALGLVLSFVTLPLWYWVLSNV, encoded by the coding sequence ATGGAAAACTTTGCCGCCATTCTTGTGTATTTAGTCATTGGCGCTTGCCTAAGACGTATGCCTCAGTTTCCCAATGAAACCGGAATTGTTTTAAATCAGTATGTGCTTTTTGTCGCGTTACCTGCGGTTGTTCTTTTAAAAATCCCACAACTTGTCTTTTCAATGGATTTGCTCTTACCCGCGTTAATACCTTGGGTTCTTTTGCTCATAGTAGTTGGCTTGGTACTTTTAGCAGGCAAAGTGTTTAACTGGTCAAAAAATACCATCGCTGCGTTACTTGTCGTGTTGCCTTTAGGCAATACGTCGTTCCTAGGATTTCCAATGGTGGAGGCCTTTTTTGGTAGTCATGCTCTTCCGTTGGCTATTATCTATGACCAAGCAGGGTCGTTTGTTGCATTAGCAACGTACGCCACTATTTTAGCGGCTGTCTTTAATCCCGCAGCGACCAAACCTACCTTTAAGTCTATGGTAATAAAAGTTGTTACCTTTCCTTCTTTCATCGCACTGATAGTAGCCTTACTAGTCAAAGGCAATAGCTATCCGACAATTGCAACATCGATACTTGAGAGTTTATCTGCGACGTTAGTTCCTGTGATTATGGTTGCGGTTGGTTTTCAATTTCAATTGCGACTTGAATCACATGAAGTTAAGCCGTTGCTTTTCGCATTACCAATAAAGCTCTTGATAATGCCTTTAATTGCTTTTGGAATAGTACTTCAGTTCGATGTACCAAAAGTACTCATGCAAGTCGTGGTATTTGAGGCTGCGATGCCTGTGATGATATCGGCAGGTGCTATTGCGATAGGGGCTAATTTAGCACCTAGAATGACGTCGGCACTTGTTGCACTTGGTCTTGTGTTAAGCTTTGTTACACTACCACTGTGGTATTGGGTACTAAGTAACGTTTAA
- a CDS encoding nucleoside deaminase, translated as MALISKISQLEDEQLRAIAYMPTDYLSVLVASDAWLQFTDSDFMRIAVLLAEKSFLEGGCPIGAVVIDNVTRQILGKGHNTLVQESHPYNHGETSAMRDAGRVDFSQTTLFTTLSPCDVCASLLYMRSVSRVVVGDVTNASGNEGLLQEKGLTVDILEDEVGIALYARFRKEKPEQELEDWRGVSAVNAAR; from the coding sequence ATGGCCTTAATATCTAAAATATCTCAACTCGAAGATGAACAATTACGTGCAATTGCTTATATGCCAACCGACTATTTATCTGTACTGGTTGCGAGCGACGCGTGGTTACAATTTACAGATTCTGATTTTATGCGTATCGCAGTATTGCTTGCGGAAAAAAGCTTTTTAGAGGGGGGATGTCCAATTGGTGCAGTGGTAATCGACAACGTAACGCGTCAAATTTTAGGTAAAGGACACAATACCTTAGTACAAGAATCACATCCTTATAACCACGGAGAGACTTCTGCAATGCGTGATGCTGGGCGTGTGGATTTTAGTCAAACCACGCTGTTTACTACGCTAAGCCCGTGTGATGTTTGTGCAAGTTTATTGTATATGCGAAGCGTGAGCCGTGTTGTTGTCGGCGATGTTACTAATGCAAGCGGAAATGAAGGCTTATTACAGGAAAAAGGTTTAACGGTCGATATATTAGAAGACGAAGTCGGCATTGCATTATACGCACGTTTTCGCAAAGAAAAGCCAGAACAAGAGTTGGAAGACTGGCGGGGTGTCAGTGCTGTAAATGCCGCTCGTTAA
- a CDS encoding aspartate/glutamate racemase family protein, with product MKTIGLLGGMSWESTVSYYQSINRQIKQTLGGLHSAKIVLYSVDFAEIEELQKEGNWDKAAELLSDASKSLQAAGAEGLFICTNTMHIVAPQIQSSISIPLFHIADATAEVLVDMGVKKVGLLGTKFTMQEGFYKNRISEHYGIEVIVPDEGAQEGIHTVIYDELCLGEINPHSKDFYLDVIEDLKNKGVEAIILGCTEIALLVNAHDTTIPLLDTTTIHASKAVTFALEG from the coding sequence TTTGTTGGGCGGGATGAGTTGGGAATCAACCGTCAGTTATTACCAGTCTATTAATCGACAGATTAAACAAACGCTCGGCGGGTTGCATTCGGCTAAAATCGTATTGTACAGCGTCGATTTTGCGGAGATTGAGGAACTGCAAAAGGAAGGGAATTGGGACAAAGCAGCCGAATTGTTAAGTGATGCGAGTAAATCACTGCAGGCAGCAGGTGCAGAAGGGTTATTTATTTGTACAAACACAATGCATATTGTTGCGCCTCAGATCCAATCCTCGATATCCATTCCGCTGTTTCATATTGCAGACGCCACTGCGGAAGTACTTGTCGATATGGGCGTTAAAAAAGTAGGGTTACTCGGTACGAAATTTACGATGCAGGAAGGCTTTTATAAAAACAGAATTTCTGAACATTATGGTATAGAAGTGATAGTACCTGATGAAGGAGCGCAAGAAGGTATACACACTGTTATTTATGATGAGCTGTGTTTGGGGGAAATAAACCCACACTCAAAGGATTTTTATTTAGACGTGATTGAGGATTTAAAAAACAAGGGAGTGGAGGCGATTATTTTAGGATGTACAGAAATTGCGCTGTTAGTAAATGCCCATGACACCACAATCCCATTACTTGATACGACAACGATTCACGCAAGCAAAGCGGTAACGTTCGCGCTTGAAGGTTAA